The genome window CATTCTCGTGATGATCTTCGGCTACTCCGTCGGGCGCTACCTGCCGAAGTCGGAGCGGTTCGGGCACCTCGTCCTCGCGCCCGAACTCGGCAGCGCGGCTGGCTACATCGCGGCCGACTCGGACGACACGCTCCTCGGCCAGGTCGGCGTGGCGCTGACGACGCTGCGCCCGGCCGGCATGGCCGAGATCGACGGGCGGCGCGTAGACGTGGTCTCGCAGAGCACGTTCGTGCCGCAGGGGGAGCACGTCGAGGTCGTCAGCGTGCGCGGGAGCCGGGTCGAGGTGCGCCCGGCGCGCGCGTCGTAGCTCGGCCGACTTCCATTCCAACGACTAACGCGCGGCCTTCCCGGTGGAATTTCTGATCCCGCTCCTCCTCGTGCTCGTCGGCCTCGGCCTGATCGCGGTCGAGGTCTACGTCGTGCCGGGGTTTGGCGCGGTCGGCATCGGGGGCGGGCTGGCGATCGTCGCGGGCGTGGTCTACGCCTTCGTGACGCTGGGGCCGGCGGGCGGCGTGCTCGCCGCGCTGGGCTCGGTCGGGGCCGGGGCCGGGCTGTTCTACTTCTTCTGGCAGACCGGCGCGTGGGACCGCTTCGTCCTCGCCGCCGACCTGCGGCGCGACAAAGACGCCGACGCGCGCGAGCACGATACCCGCTCGCGCTACCTCGGCCGCGACGCGGTCGCGGTGACGCCGCTGCGGCCGGGCGGGATCGTCGAGATCGACGGCGAGCGCGTCGAGGTGCAGACCGAGGGCGAGTTCATCGCCTCGGGCAGCACCGTCCGCGTCGTGGCGATGGACCGGCGGCGCTTCTTCGTCCGCCTCGCCGACGCCCTGCCTGAGGCTGGGGCGGACCGGTAGGTCTGAAGCGAGGCGTATTTTGCGCGTGTCCTCACCCACGTAACCGCGCCGCCATGTTCCGCCTCGCCCTCCTCGTTCTCGCCCTCGCCTTCTTCACCGGCTGCGGCGGCAGCGAACCGGTAGACCTCGGGCCGCCGCCCGGCTGGAACGCCGACGGGATGCGCTGGTGGCAGGACGGCGTGGACACGACCGTCGCCTTCCGCGACCTCGAAACCTTCGAGGCGATGGCCCTCAGCGAGCGGCCCGACGGCAAGCGCACCGAGAGCCCGACGCACCGCAACGTGCAGCAGAAGTTCATCGCGCTCTACCGCAACGCGCCCGAGTTCGTGGACTCGCTCTTCACCGAGATCGCCGTGCCGCTGATCGACGCGCGGGGGCAGGACGAAAACCGCGACGCCCTCGAGCGCGACATCAACCGGGAGTTGGGCAAGGTCTTCTTCTTCCCCCGGCCCGCGCCGAGCGACGTGGCGATCACCTACCCCGACAGCCTCCGGCAGGCCGGCATCGGTGGGGCCGTGAAGATGCAGGTCTACCTCAGCGAAGACGGCGCACCGCTAGCCATCAAGCTCGTCGACCCGGTCCACCCAACGCTCGACGCGGTGGCAATGCGGGCGACGGCGCAGAAGACCTGGCAGCCCGCCGCGAGCCGGGGCGAGACGATGCGCTCCTACGTCCGCAGCGTGCTCAACTTCACCACGGGTTAGGTCCGCAATGGAGCGAGCTGATGTAGTCGTCGTCGGGGCTGGGGCGGCGGGGCTGATGGCGGGCATTTTCGCCGGGCGCTCCGGCGCGGGGCGCGTCGTGCTCCTCGACGGGGCGCGGAAGCTCGGGGCGAAGATCCTTGTCGCGGGCGGCGGGCGCTGCAACGTGACCCACCACGCCGTCAATGCCCGCGCCTACGCAGGCTCCACTCGGGGTGCGATCAAAAAGGTGCTCCGCCGGTTCGACGTGCCCGCGACGGTTGACTTCTTCGCCGACCTCGGCGTGGACCTCAAGCGCGAGGAGACCGGCAAGCTCTTCCCGACGACCGACAGCGCGAAGACCGTCCTGGGCGCGCTCCTGCGGGCGAACCACGAGGCGGGCGTCGAGGTCCGGCACCCGCGCCGCGTCGAGACGGTCGAACCGGCTGGCGACGGGTTCCGGGTGATGGGGGAGTGGGGTGAGATTGAGGCCGCGCGCGTCGTCCTCGCCACCGGCGGCAAGAGCCTCCCCAAGAGCGGGTCCGACGGGCACGGCTACCGCATCGCCGAGACGCTCGGGCACACCGTCACGCGGCGCGTCTTCCCGGCCCTCGTCCCGCTCACCCTACCCGCCGGCCACCCGCTCTGCGCGCTCAGCGGCGTCACCGTCCCCGCCACGATCCAGCTCCGCAGCGCGACCGGCAAGAAAGGCAAGGCGTTCACCGACTCGACCCTCCTCACCCACTTCGGGCTGAGCGGCCCGTCCGTCCTCGACCTGAGCCGCTACTGGCTCGACGCCCGCGAGGACGACGAGGGCGCGCACGTCACCGTCGACTGGCTCCCCGGCACCGCGCCGGCCGCGCTCGACGCGGACTTCCAGGCGCTCGGCACGACGGTCCTCCGCTTTCTCCGCGAGCGCCTCCCCGAGCGCCTTGCCCGCGCGCTCCTCGACGAAGCCGGCGTCGGTCCCGAAACGACCGGCGACACCCTCACCCGCGCCGACCGGCGGGCGCTCGTCGAGGCCGTGACCGCGCTCCGCCTCCCGCTCACCGGCGACCGGGGCTACCGCTACGCCGAGGTCACCGCCGGGGGCGTCCCGCTCGCCGAACTGGACCTCGGCACGATGGCTTCGCGCTGCACGCCGGGGCTTTACCTCTGCGGCGAGGTCTGCGACGTGGACGGCCGCATCGGCGGGTTCAACTTCCAGTGGGCCTGGGCGAGCGGCCATGTCGCCGGAACCGCACTGGGCCAGACGCTGAGCGCTCGCCGTGCCCACGTCAACTCTCAGCGAAGCCCTGCTCAGGCCCTCTCCTAGCACACTTGCTATAGGGGAAACCCCGTTGTATTTTGTAGGGCCTGGGGAAACGGCTTAGTGCCCTCCCGGAAGGGCCGTTTTTTCCGTACTACAAACTTGGGTGAGACGCATGGGCAAGCAGCGCATGGAGCAAAACTGGGAGCGTGTCCGCACGCAGATCTTCGCCGTATGGGGCGAGATCGACGACAAGGAGCTGAAAAAGGCGCGCGGCAACCTCAACAAGATGGTCAACCTCATCCACGAGAAGACCGGCGAGGACCGCACCCTCATCATGCAGAAGATGAGCGCCGTCATCTGACGCTGCCTCCCGCTCGATACCGGGTCCGGCCTCCCCAGGCTGGACCTTTTCTTTTGGCCCCGGGATCGCTACTTTCGGCCCACTCCTTTCGGTTCAGCCGCTCCCTTCTCCGAACGCTCCGCACCCTATGCCCGACGTCGTCTCCACTCTCGGCACTCCAGCGTCCGATCACGCGAAGTTCGACGCGCGCGCGGAGCACGCCCGCGCCCTGCTCGGCGAGCTGGAAGCGCACGCCAGCCAGGTCCGGCTCGGCGGCGGGCAGAAGCGGATCGACCGCGAGCACAGCCGGGGCAAGCTGACCGCCCGCGAGCGCATCGCCGCGCTCGTCGACGAGGGCACCGATTTTATGGAACTCGGCCTCTTCACCGGGTGGGGGATGTACGAGGCCGAGGGCGGCTGCCCGTCCGGCGGGACGGTGATGGGGCTGGGGCGCGTCCACGGCCGCCTCTGCGTCCTCGTCGCGAATGACGCCACCGTCAAGGCCGGGGCGTGGTTTCCGATCACGGCCAAGAAGAACCTCCGCGCCCAGGAGATCGCCATCGAGAACCGCCTGCCGATCGTCTACCTCGTGGACTCGGCCGGCGTCTACCTCCCGATGCAGGACCAGATCTTCCCCGACAAGGAACACTTCGGGCGCATCTTCCGCAACAACGCCCGGATGTCCTCGATGGGCATCCCGCAGATCGCGGCGATCATGGGGAGCTGCGTCGCGGGCGGGGCCTACCTCCCGATCATGTCTGACGAGGCCCTCATCGTCGACGGCACCGGGTCGGTCTTCCTCGCCGGGCCGTTCCTCGTCAAGGCCGCCATCGGCGAGACGACCGACAACGAGACGCTCGGCGGGGCGGCGACGCATTCCGAGATCTCGGGCGTCACCGACTACAAGATGCCCGACGACGAGACCTGCCTTGCGACGATCCGCGACCTCGTCTCCCACCTCGGGGCGCGCGCCCGCGCCGGGTTCGACCGCGCCGAGGCTGTGCCGCCGGCCTTCGCCCCGGCGGAACTCTACGGCGTGATGCCCGAGAGCCGCCAGGTTCCCTACGACGTGCGCGACGTCCTCGCCCGGATCATCGACGCCGGCAGTTGGACCGAATACAAAGAGCAGTACGGCCAGACGCTCCTCTGCGGCTACGCCCGGATCGACGGGTGGAGCGTCGGCATCGTCGCCAGCCAGCGCCTTGTGGTGATGGCGAAGCAGGGCAAGAAGGCGCACACGAACGAGATGCAGGCGGGCGGTGTGATCTACTCCGACTCCGCCGACAAGGCCGCGCGGTTCATCATGAACTGCAACCAGAAGAAGATCCCGCTCGTGTTCCTCCAGGACGTGACCGGCTTCATGGTCGGCAACCGGAGCGAGCATGGGGGCATCATCAAGGACGGCGCGAAGATGGTCAACGCCGTCGCCAACTCCGTCGTCCCGAAGTTCACCGTCATCATCGGCAACTCGTACGGCGCGGGCAACTACGCGCTCTGCGGCAAGGCCTACGACCCACGCCTGATCCTGGCGTGGCCGACGGCGCAGATCGCGGTGATGGGCGGCAAGCAGGCGGCGAAGACGCTGCTCCAGATCGAGATCGGCACGCGCAAGCGGAAGGGGGAGACGGTGTCTGAAGAGGAGCAGGCAGCCCTGCTCGAGGAGATGACGGCGCGCTACGAGGCCCAGACCTCGCCCTACTACGCCGCGGCCCGGCTGTGGGTGGACGAGATCATCGATCCGGCTGCGACCCGGCAGTGGCTCGCCACCGGCATCGAGATGGCCGACCACAACCCGCACGTCCCCCGCTTCAACCCCGGCGTGCTTCAGACGTGAGGCTGGTAGACCGAAACTAGTACGCGCCCCGGTCGGTAACCCTGGCAAGAACTCAGACGGACCAGATTATGGAGACGCAGTACGTCCTCACGCAGTACCTCGACGCGGCGATGGCAGGAGCCGAGTACGACAAGCTGGACGAAGGCTCTTTCGGCGGGCGGATCCCGGAATGCCAGGGTGTCGTGGCCTTCGGTGAGACCTTGCGCGTGTGCCAGGAAGAGCTACGCTCGACGCTCGAAGACTGGCTCCTGGTTGGGCTGAAGCTCGGCCATGCGCTGCCCATCGTCGGCGGCATCGACCTCAACGCGGACCCGACGCATGAGCAGGTGAACCCCGTGTAAGCGCCGCGTCTTCGTCAAACGGCTCCGGCGGCTCGGGTTTGAGGGGCCGTTCTCGGGGACCAGGCACCAGTTCATGGTCTACGACCGGCACCGGCTCGCCATCCCGTCGAACCAGGAGTATTCCGTTCCGCAGCTTCGGATGATGCTCCGCGAGGTAGAGACGCTGCTTGGGCGGAGGGTGCAAGCGGCAGAGTGGAACAGCCTCGCATAACCCGGTCCAACGAGGGCTCGCCACCGGCATCGAGATGGCCGACCACAACCCGCACGCGGAGCGCTTCAACCCCGGCGTGCTCCAGACGTGAGGAACGGCTAGGCTCCCGGTGCCGTTCGAGGCAGCATGGATACGTCTGTTGCCTACCCGCACATCGAGGTCGACGAAGCCGGCATCGCGCGCGTCGGAGCAACCCGGCTAAAGGTGCTCCACCTCGTAGCCGCGCAGCGGGCCTACGGGTGGAGTCCGGCCGAACTGCACTTCCAGTACCCGTCGCTCTCGATGGCGCAGGTGCACGCGGCGCTCGGCTACTACTGGGACCACCGCGAAGCCCTAGACGCAGCGCTCGATGCAGCGCTGGAGTCGGCAGAACGGGCCCGGCCCGGCCTTAAAGAGCCAGAAGGGCTCCGCGCCCGGCTGCGTTCGCTCCGAGACGCTTCGTGAGTGTCGGGCTGCTCACCGATCACCACGTCCCACGGGCCATCGTAAACGGCCTCCGGCTTCGCGGGGTGGACGCCGGTCTCCTCCGAGAAGCGGCAGGACGTCAGCGCGCCGGACAGTCGTTCGGTGGTGTGATCTACGCATAACCCACTGCGCGTTCTCATCGGTGCGTGCGGGGCCGACTTCACGTCGGTCGCGGAGGCGACGATACCAGGGGCGCTGGACGACACCGATCTGTTCCTGCCGCTCTCGCGT of Bacteroidota bacterium contains these proteins:
- a CDS encoding general stress protein CsbD — translated: MGKQRMEQNWERVRTQIFAVWGEIDDKELKKARGNLNKMVNLIHEKTGEDRTLIMQKMSAVI
- a CDS encoding NAD(P)/FAD-dependent oxidoreductase, which translates into the protein MERADVVVVGAGAAGLMAGIFAGRSGAGRVVLLDGARKLGAKILVAGGGRCNVTHHAVNARAYAGSTRGAIKKVLRRFDVPATVDFFADLGVDLKREETGKLFPTTDSAKTVLGALLRANHEAGVEVRHPRRVETVEPAGDGFRVMGEWGEIEAARVVLATGGKSLPKSGSDGHGYRIAETLGHTVTRRVFPALVPLTLPAGHPLCALSGVTVPATIQLRSATGKKGKAFTDSTLLTHFGLSGPSVLDLSRYWLDAREDDEGAHVTVDWLPGTAPAALDADFQALGTTVLRFLRERLPERLARALLDEAGVGPETTGDTLTRADRRALVEAVTALRLPLTGDRGYRYAEVTAGGVPLAELDLGTMASRCTPGLYLCGEVCDVDGRIGGFNFQWAWASGHVAGTALGQTLSARRAHVNSQRSPAQALS
- a CDS encoding type II toxin-antitoxin system HicB family antitoxin; translated protein: METQYVLTQYLDAAMAGAEYDKLDEGSFGGRIPECQGVVAFGETLRVCQEELRSTLEDWLLVGLKLGHALPIVGGIDLNADPTHEQVNPV
- a CDS encoding NfeD family protein, which translates into the protein MEFLIPLLLVLVGLGLIAVEVYVVPGFGAVGIGGGLAIVAGVVYAFVTLGPAGGVLAALGSVGAGAGLFYFFWQTGAWDRFVLAADLRRDKDADAREHDTRSRYLGRDAVAVTPLRPGGIVEIDGERVEVQTEGEFIASGSTVRVVAMDRRRFFVRLADALPEAGADR
- a CDS encoding carboxyl transferase domain-containing protein, which produces MPDVVSTLGTPASDHAKFDARAEHARALLGELEAHASQVRLGGGQKRIDREHSRGKLTARERIAALVDEGTDFMELGLFTGWGMYEAEGGCPSGGTVMGLGRVHGRLCVLVANDATVKAGAWFPITAKKNLRAQEIAIENRLPIVYLVDSAGVYLPMQDQIFPDKEHFGRIFRNNARMSSMGIPQIAAIMGSCVAGGAYLPIMSDEALIVDGTGSVFLAGPFLVKAAIGETTDNETLGGAATHSEISGVTDYKMPDDETCLATIRDLVSHLGARARAGFDRAEAVPPAFAPAELYGVMPESRQVPYDVRDVLARIIDAGSWTEYKEQYGQTLLCGYARIDGWSVGIVASQRLVVMAKQGKKAHTNEMQAGGVIYSDSADKAARFIMNCNQKKIPLVFLQDVTGFMVGNRSEHGGIIKDGAKMVNAVANSVVPKFTVIIGNSYGAGNYALCGKAYDPRLILAWPTAQIAVMGGKQAAKTLLQIEIGTRKRKGETVSEEEQAALLEEMTARYEAQTSPYYAAARLWVDEIIDPAATRQWLATGIEMADHNPHVPRFNPGVLQT
- a CDS encoding DUF433 domain-containing protein; the encoded protein is MDTSVAYPHIEVDEAGIARVGATRLKVLHLVAAQRAYGWSPAELHFQYPSLSMAQVHAALGYYWDHREALDAALDAALESAERARPGLKEPEGLRARLRSLRDAS
- a CDS encoding energy transducer TonB, whose amino-acid sequence is MFRLALLVLALAFFTGCGGSEPVDLGPPPGWNADGMRWWQDGVDTTVAFRDLETFEAMALSERPDGKRTESPTHRNVQQKFIALYRNAPEFVDSLFTEIAVPLIDARGQDENRDALERDINRELGKVFFFPRPAPSDVAITYPDSLRQAGIGGAVKMQVYLSEDGAPLAIKLVDPVHPTLDAVAMRATAQKTWQPAASRGETMRSYVRSVLNFTTG
- a CDS encoding type II toxin-antitoxin system HicA family toxin — its product is MVYDRHRLAIPSNQEYSVPQLRMMLREVETLLGRRVQAAEWNSLA